One segment of Rosa chinensis cultivar Old Blush chromosome 6, RchiOBHm-V2, whole genome shotgun sequence DNA contains the following:
- the LOC112171587 gene encoding uncharacterized protein LOC112171587, translated as MGFVYEELLRAKEEIKMAFKDQEAHYRPILDIVDEKARDRLDSPLHLADYLLNPYYTYANPSIENDNVVMDGFFTFVEVFFPDNIQTQSLVINVELHKYLKKEVLWWNIYGNLVTKLQSMAKRILSLTTSSSGCERNWSAFEGILTKKRNRLDTTRLNNLVYVQFNAKIINKKRRMKEKNVDVLLAGEATMAQGWIVDGGDEDVESDLTSEVVGEGLGLGVESSLEPGRSCRLQEIRELHEEDFVSDEEEEYEMDFEFESDEEGVLKGYGEEEFED; from the exons ATGGGCTTTGTGTATGAAGAACTACTTAGAGCCAAAGAGGAGATTAAAATGGCATTCAAAGATCAAGAAGCTCACTATCGTCCAATCCTTGACATTGTTGATGAAAAAGCCCGTGATCGACTTGATAGTCCATTGCATTTAGCGGACTACCTCTTGAACCCTTACTACACATATGCCAATCCAAGCATTGAGAATGATAATGTGGTCATGGATGGGTTCTTCACTTTTGTTGAGGTATTCTTTCCCGATAACATTCAAACTCAAAGTTTGGTGATAAATGTAGAATTGCACAAGTATTTGAAGAAAGAAG ttttgtggtggaatattTATGGAAACCTTGTAACAAAATTGCAAAGTATGGCTAAAAGGATACTTTCATTGACCACAAGCTCATCCGGatgtgagagaaattggagtGCTTTTGAGGGG ATCCTTACAAAGAAAAGGAATAGACTAGATACAACGAGGTTAAACAATTTAGTCTATGTCCAATTCAATGCCAAGATCATCAACAAGAAGAGAAGAATGAAAGAGAAGAATGTGGATGTATTACTTGCTGGTGAAGCTACTATGGCCCAAGGATGGATTGTGGATGGTGGTGATGAAGATGTTGAGTCTGATCTTACTAGTGAAGTAGTTGGAgagggattgggattgggagtGGAGAGTAGCTTAGAGCCTGGGAGAAGTTGTAGACTTCAAGAAATTagagaacttcatgaggaggatTTTGTAtcggatgaagaggaagaatatgagatggattttgagtttgagtCTGATGAGGAGGGAGTGCTAAAGggatatggagaagaagaatttgaggattag
- the LOC112174556 gene encoding aspartic proteinase 36, with protein MDPGPTSRSVLFGFLLLVSLILHVSGNLVFPVSHKFQGRRGQWSLSELKAHDIRRHGRNLLSVSSSAVDLELGGNGHPSETGLYFAKLGIGSPSKDYYVQVDTGSDILWVNCIECANCPKKSDIGVKLTLYDPKDSSTSQSITCDQDFCTSQYDGQLPGCKPELLCQYNVVYGDGSSTAGYFVKDVIEFDKVSGSHQTSVTNGSIVFGCGAKQSGQLGKSSEALDGILGFGQANSSMISQLAAAGKVKKQFAHCLDNVNGGGIFAIGEVVETKLKLNMTPLVAKSAHYNVVMEAIEVGGDVVDLPSDTFDNGDKEGTIIDSGTTLAYLPQVVFEPVMKMILSKQPLLKLHTVEDQFTCFQYSENVDDGFPVVTFHFKNSVSLSVYPHEYLFQLKEYVWCSGWQSSGMKTKDGGSMTLLGDLVLSNKLVFYDLENQSIGWIDYNCSSSIKVRDDSSGAIYYVDAHNISSASGILIGRRLLTFLLFVICMLLQISI; from the coding sequence ATGGATCCTGGACCAACATCAAGATCGGTTCTTTTCGGATTCCTTCTACTTGTCTCTTTGATTCTACATGTTTCCGGCAACTTGGTCTTCCCGGTGAGTCACAAGTTCCAGGGCCGCCGCGGGCAGTGGTCACTTAGTGAGTTAAAAGCCCACGACATTCGGCGTCACGGCCGGAACCTCCTCTCTGTTTCGTCATCAGCTGTGGATCTGGAACTGGGCGGCAACGGCCACCCTTCCGAGACCGGTCTCTACTTCGCCAAGCTCGGAATCGGATCCCCGTCGAAGGACTACTACGTGCAAGTCGACACCGGCAGCGACATTTTGTGGGTCAATTGCATTGAGTGCGCCAATTGCCCCAAGAAAAGCGACATTGGAGTCAAGCTCACATTGTATGATCCAAAGGACTCTTCCACTTCCCAATCCATCACTTGTGATCAGGACTTTTGCACTTCGCAATACGATGGTCAGTTGCCGGGTTGTAAACCGGAGTTGCTGTGTCAATATAATGTGGTCTATGGGGATGGGAGCTCGACTGCAGGGTACTTTGTGAAGGATGTGATTGAGTTTGATAAGGTTAGTGGGAGTCATCAGACTTCGGTGACGAATGGGAGCATAGTTTTCGGGTGTGGAGCTAAGCAGTCAGGGCAGCTAGGGAAGTCGTCTGAGGCGCTTGATGGGATTCTTGGTTTCGGGCAAGCGAATTCGTCCATGATATCCCAGCTGGCTGCAGCTGGGAAGGTGAAGAAGCAGTTTGCACATTGTTTGGACAATGTGAATGGGGGTGGCATTTTCGCAATTGGGGAAGTTGTGGAGACGAAATTGAAGCTGAACATGACTCCATTGGTGGCCAAAAGTGCGCATTACAATGTGGTCATGGAGGCGATTGAGGTGGGTGGTGATGTTGTAGACCTGCCCTCGGATACATTTGACAATGGAGACAAGGAGGGGACCATTATCGATAGTGGCACCACTTTGGCTTATCTTCCACAGGTGGTTTTTGAGCCGGTGATGAAAATGATACTGAGCAAGCAACCCCTTTTGAAGTTGCACACTGTTGAGGACCAGTTCACATGTTTTCAGTATTCGGAGAATGTGGATGATGGATTTCCGGTGGTGACGTTTCATTTCAAGAACTCGGTTTCGCTTTCGGTGTATCCCCATGAGTATTTGTTCCAATTGAAAGAGTATGTATGGTGTTCTGGGTGGCAGAGCAGTGGGATGAAAACCAAAGATGGAGGCTCCATGACTCTTTTGGGAGATTTGGTGCTCTCGAATAAGTTGGTGTTTTACGATCTTGAGAATCAGTCCATTGGGTGGATTGATTACAATTGCTCTTCAAGCATCAAAGTGAGGGATGACAGTTCGGGGGCAATATACTATGTTGATGCACACAATATTTCTTCTGCTTCAGGTATATTAATAGGTAGAAGATTATTGACATTCTTGTTATTTGTAATTTGTATGCTGCTGCAAATATCTATATAG